In Symmachiella dynata, the following are encoded in one genomic region:
- a CDS encoding lysophospholipid acyltransferase family protein, with protein MKIRNPYLMRFGAWVSALIIKTLFRTVKVRCHNDLPETDPRNPECDRFYLHCLWHESIVMPVGICTIKNMAGLVSRHQDGGILALTMKRFHIRAIRGSSSKGGTRALKELLTATESWHITITPDGPRGPRRAVKEGIIYLASQSGNPIVCWAFASNNAWVVRGSWTDLVVPKPFSTVEAFVAPPVVVPPGLDRAGIETYRQRVQQVMEQLDEKVARATNAAPVAPQLRRAA; from the coding sequence ATGAAAATTCGAAATCCGTATTTGATGAGGTTCGGCGCCTGGGTGTCGGCGCTGATCATTAAAACACTCTTCCGGACGGTGAAAGTACGTTGCCACAACGACCTGCCCGAAACCGATCCGCGGAATCCGGAGTGTGACCGCTTTTATCTGCATTGCTTGTGGCATGAGTCGATCGTCATGCCGGTCGGGATTTGCACGATCAAAAACATGGCCGGACTTGTCAGCCGACATCAGGATGGCGGCATCCTGGCGCTGACGATGAAACGCTTCCACATCCGCGCTATCCGTGGGTCAAGCAGCAAGGGGGGCACGCGGGCGCTCAAAGAACTGTTAACAGCAACTGAAAGTTGGCACATTACAATCACCCCCGACGGCCCGCGCGGACCGCGGCGCGCGGTGAAAGAAGGCATCATCTATCTAGCCTCGCAATCGGGAAACCCCATCGTCTGTTGGGCATTCGCCAGCAACAATGCCTGGGTCGTCCGTGGAAGTTGGACGGATCTCGTCGTCCCCAAACCATTCAGCACGGTCGAGGCCTTCGTTGCGCCCCCGGTCGTCGTCCCCCCCGGATTGGACCGAGCCGGCATCGAAACCTATCGACAACGCGTGCAACAGGTCATGGAACAATTGGACGAAAAAGTCGCCCGCGCCACAAACGCCGCCCCCGTCGCACCTCAGCTGCGACGCGCTGCGTAA
- a CDS encoding SGNH/GDSL hydrolase family protein: MIRFAAPKYCFLLCAGLAVSVIASTAVAEEHFPQFKQSLGERDRTVKVICFGDSVTGIYYHTGGRRAYTKLVQIALEKTKPRATVQAINAGISGHTTRDALARIEKDVLAHKPDLVTVMFGLNDMTRVPLFEYRDNLTKIIEMCRAAGAEVLLCTPNSVYDTKSRPEAKLEKYVAAVHQVAQAQQVEVADCYAAYQSLRSRDEFAWATLMSDEIHPNLDGHKLIAEEIVQAILGRRILLKDIPVSTPYIPWTRGKLQKKQPIHVLAMPPFDAQIKVAIRRVYPNADIKVTTWETAGKSLSDIEEQSKTIRKMAPDLVVIAVPIETTSSSREQYVRTYSWILNYALSFGLRTWDVIAIDPALASEPSSPEQRTRARLVQQLIRAQDLPFVKRPEDNSTPAGDVLKQWVAEQLGKPNTR, encoded by the coding sequence ATGATTCGCTTCGCTGCCCCCAAATATTGTTTCTTGCTCTGCGCCGGCTTGGCCGTTTCCGTAATCGCCTCGACCGCTGTGGCAGAGGAACACTTTCCGCAGTTTAAGCAATCGCTCGGCGAACGCGACCGGACTGTCAAAGTTATTTGCTTCGGCGACAGTGTGACCGGGATCTATTACCACACCGGTGGTCGGCGAGCGTATACGAAGTTGGTTCAGATCGCACTCGAAAAAACCAAACCCCGCGCAACCGTCCAAGCCATCAATGCCGGTATCAGCGGCCACACCACGCGCGATGCGCTGGCCCGCATCGAAAAAGATGTCCTCGCCCACAAACCCGATCTTGTGACGGTGATGTTCGGGCTCAACGACATGACCCGCGTGCCGCTGTTTGAATACCGCGACAACCTCACCAAGATCATCGAAATGTGCCGCGCCGCCGGCGCCGAGGTCTTGTTGTGTACGCCGAATTCGGTCTACGACACCAAGTCCCGTCCGGAAGCAAAGTTGGAAAAATACGTCGCCGCCGTCCATCAAGTCGCGCAGGCCCAGCAAGTTGAAGTCGCCGATTGTTACGCAGCCTATCAGTCACTCCGCTCGCGCGACGAATTCGCTTGGGCGACGTTGATGAGCGATGAAATTCACCCCAACTTGGACGGACACAAACTGATCGCCGAAGAAATCGTACAAGCCATTCTCGGCCGCCGCATTCTGCTCAAGGACATTCCCGTTTCGACGCCTTACATTCCCTGGACACGTGGCAAGCTGCAGAAAAAACAGCCGATCCATGTCCTGGCTATGCCCCCTTTCGATGCGCAAATCAAAGTCGCCATCCGTCGCGTCTATCCCAACGCCGACATCAAAGTCACCACATGGGAAACCGCCGGAAAGTCACTCAGCGATATCGAGGAACAATCCAAAACCATCCGCAAAATGGCGCCCGACTTGGTCGTGATCGCCGTTCCGATCGAAACCACCTCTTCGTCGCGGGAACAATACGTCCGCACCTACAGTTGGATTTTGAATTACGCACTCAGTTTCGGTCTGCGGACCTGGGATGTCATTGCTATCGATCCGGCGCTCGCCAGTGAGCCCAGCAGTCCGGAACAACGAACGCGTGCCCGACTGGTCCAACAACTCATCCGCGCCCAGGACTTGCCATTCGTGAAACGCCCAGAGGACAATTCCACTCCGGCCGGCGATGTCCTCAAACAATGGGTGGCCGAACAACTCGGCAAGCCCAACACGCGGTAG
- a CDS encoding CNNM domain-containing protein, whose translation MSSFLDATEIWLPGTLAMAALTVASGFFSASETALFYLSRDELRAFRVGKPRERMAATLLRNPDRLLTAILFWNLVTNLTYFTVSILVTRKLETEGHTAAGGLFGLGSLVAIIVFGEVLPKSLAIAIRKSLSSWVSFPLAAAVRVLDPVAPMLRSVTILVRRTLWPKFTAEPYLDTDDLERAVETTEMSEDLIRQERQLLHNLLDLSEIPTEEVMRPRGSYLTFEPPVALSDLGGKIPPSGYVLLIEPGGESIEGAVPILNFSSLPKKNLEQSAEEVVVVPWCASLAVTLQLLRSQYCNVAEVTNEYGATIGIVTYEDILDTMLRAQPSRAKRLLRREPVVEIEPGRYRVDGITTLRYLCARLDLDFEPSDEGTHTVAGLLNDELERVPETGDSCHWRGYLFTVTDVYRPGNFTAEVRRDEPPLESNS comes from the coding sequence ATGAGCAGCTTTCTGGATGCTACTGAAATTTGGCTTCCCGGTACGCTCGCCATGGCGGCGCTGACGGTCGCATCCGGTTTTTTCTCTGCTAGTGAGACCGCACTGTTTTATCTCTCGCGCGATGAACTGCGCGCGTTTCGTGTGGGCAAACCCCGCGAACGGATGGCCGCCACACTGCTGCGGAACCCGGACCGTCTGTTGACGGCCATTTTGTTCTGGAATCTCGTGACCAATCTGACGTACTTCACTGTCAGCATTCTGGTCACGCGCAAATTAGAAACCGAGGGGCACACCGCTGCGGGGGGACTGTTTGGTTTGGGCAGCCTCGTCGCCATCATTGTCTTCGGTGAGGTCCTGCCGAAAAGTTTGGCGATCGCGATTCGTAAATCGTTGTCGTCCTGGGTCAGTTTTCCGTTGGCCGCTGCGGTGCGGGTACTGGATCCGGTCGCTCCCATGTTGAGATCGGTGACCATCTTAGTCCGTCGGACGCTGTGGCCCAAATTCACAGCGGAGCCGTATTTGGATACCGACGACTTAGAGCGAGCTGTGGAGACGACCGAGATGAGTGAAGATCTCATTCGTCAAGAACGGCAACTGTTGCACAATCTGTTGGACTTGTCGGAGATTCCCACGGAAGAAGTGATGCGTCCTCGTGGCAGTTATTTGACATTCGAACCGCCGGTCGCTTTGTCTGATTTGGGTGGTAAAATCCCGCCGAGTGGTTATGTGTTGTTGATCGAACCGGGGGGCGAATCGATTGAAGGTGCGGTTCCGATTTTAAATTTTTCGTCGCTCCCTAAAAAGAACCTGGAACAAAGCGCCGAAGAGGTGGTGGTCGTTCCCTGGTGCGCATCATTGGCAGTGACGCTGCAGTTGCTGCGGTCGCAGTATTGCAATGTGGCGGAAGTGACCAACGAATACGGAGCAACGATCGGCATCGTGACCTACGAGGATATCCTCGACACCATGCTCCGCGCGCAACCCAGCCGCGCCAAACGGTTGTTACGTCGTGAACCGGTTGTGGAGATCGAACCGGGACGGTATCGCGTCGATGGGATTACGACGCTGCGGTACCTGTGCGCGCGGCTCGATTTGGATTTTGAACCGTCGGACGAAGGAACGCATACTGTCGCGGGACTGCTGAACGATGAACTCGAACGGGTCCCTGAAACGGGCGACAGTTGCCATTGGCGCGGATATCTCTTTACCGTCACCGACGTTTATCGCCCGGGCAATTTCACTGCCGAAGTCCGCCGCGATGAGCCGCCATTGGAATCAAACTCGTGA
- a CDS encoding ABC transporter permease subunit: MLAGPIFNREAITSPRQLKHYVMRAGYVAGMFVLMYTTSQATFGWQSAQTVGEVARFGGLLFQIFSLVQLVLVLFFALLFSAGNVAQEKDRQTLILLLMTDLKNRELVLGKLFSSLLLVGVLLAVSVPVFALTYAFGGVSLAQIGASLAICTVTALASGSWGALVALWREKTFQTLAVSVLGTVLFIGAVEAGALFAGPVAGYWIGLLNPFRAMMQVLNPLGPSGDVFPVANILALLGLAVVLNVVAILRLRVWNPSRNLFVAPKEDDIDTSTGKGKVRTVWTNPVIWREMRTKAYGRKIFAIKAAYLAIFAAAMAFIVANPVSDGTLVLGMISMSGFAFVVIGLLGLLLINAQAVTSLTTERDLKTLELLLVTNITAKEFIYGKLGGIFYNTKEIILPPLIMAVYFAATGVLSVENVTYLILGFLCLAAFSAMLGLHAGITYDSSRTAIANSLGTMFFLFLGIFICLMLIIESRSSFLLQLPSFLVFILGGSLGLWGSLTYKNPSPALTMAALSLPFLTFYAITGFLLDNTLGVLIAVAVTYGFTTMAMLVPAVSEFDVALGRSSTDG, encoded by the coding sequence TTGTTAGCTGGCCCAATTTTTAATCGCGAGGCGATCACGTCGCCGCGACAGCTGAAGCATTACGTAATGCGTGCGGGCTATGTGGCTGGCATGTTTGTACTGATGTATACTACCAGCCAAGCCACCTTTGGTTGGCAGTCGGCACAGACTGTTGGCGAAGTGGCTCGATTCGGCGGGCTGTTGTTTCAAATTTTCTCGCTGGTGCAGCTGGTGCTGGTTTTGTTTTTTGCCCTGCTGTTTTCCGCGGGAAACGTCGCGCAAGAAAAAGACCGTCAGACGCTGATTCTGCTGTTGATGACCGATCTGAAAAACCGCGAGTTGGTGTTGGGCAAATTGTTTTCCAGTTTGCTGCTGGTGGGCGTGCTGCTGGCTGTGTCGGTGCCTGTGTTTGCGCTGACGTATGCGTTTGGCGGGGTTTCCCTGGCACAAATTGGGGCGTCTTTGGCGATCTGTACGGTCACAGCGCTGGCTTCGGGCAGTTGGGGTGCGTTGGTCGCCCTGTGGCGCGAGAAAACGTTTCAAACATTGGCGGTCAGCGTCCTGGGCACCGTGCTATTTATTGGCGCCGTTGAAGCCGGCGCGCTATTCGCCGGACCGGTGGCCGGTTACTGGATCGGCCTGCTCAATCCGTTTCGGGCGATGATGCAGGTGCTTAATCCGTTGGGCCCCTCGGGCGATGTGTTTCCGGTTGCCAATATTTTGGCGCTGTTGGGTCTGGCTGTGGTGTTGAACGTCGTCGCGATTCTGCGTTTGCGGGTCTGGAACCCCTCGCGGAATTTGTTTGTGGCCCCCAAGGAAGATGACATTGACACCTCCACCGGCAAGGGCAAAGTCCGCACGGTCTGGACGAATCCGGTGATCTGGCGCGAGATGCGGACCAAGGCCTACGGCCGTAAAATCTTTGCGATCAAGGCGGCCTATCTGGCGATCTTTGCAGCGGCGATGGCGTTTATTGTCGCCAATCCGGTCTCTGACGGAACGTTGGTCCTGGGCATGATTTCCATGAGCGGCTTTGCATTCGTGGTGATTGGATTGCTTGGCTTGTTGTTGATCAACGCGCAAGCGGTCACGTCGCTGACGACCGAGCGGGATCTGAAAACGCTGGAGCTGCTGTTGGTCACCAACATTACGGCCAAGGAATTCATCTACGGAAAACTGGGGGGGATTTTTTACAACACCAAAGAAATCATCCTGCCGCCGCTGATTATGGCGGTCTACTTTGCCGCGACCGGAGTGCTTTCGGTAGAGAACGTCACGTATCTGATCCTGGGTTTCCTCTGCTTGGCGGCGTTTTCGGCCATGCTGGGTCTGCATGCGGGGATCACGTACGACAGTTCGCGGACGGCGATTGCCAATAGTTTGGGGACGATGTTCTTTCTGTTTTTGGGCATCTTCATTTGCCTGATGTTGATCATCGAATCACGCTCCTCCTTCCTGCTGCAGTTGCCCAGTTTCCTGGTGTTCATCTTAGGAGGCAGTCTCGGTTTATGGGGTTCACTGACGTACAAGAATCCCTCACCGGCGCTCACCATGGCGGCGCTCTCGTTGCCGTTTTTGACGTTCTACGCCATCACCGGGTTCTTATTGGACAACACCTTGGGTGTGTTGATCGCTGTGGCGGTGACATATGGATTCACGACGATGGCCATGCTGGTCCCGGCGGTCAGCGAATTCGACGTCGCGCTGGGGCGCTCGTCGACGGATGGTTAG
- a CDS encoding DUF4870 domain-containing protein codes for MATTDWENQESESVEYLSATDDDKLWALLAHLSGLLVLVAAPANVIVPLILFVLYKDKNRYVAFHALQSLYFQLAIIVVGVLAGIFTFVTWGVGVIVAIPVILGLAVAGIIYPIIVGLHAHRGEMYEYAFVGELARKHMGLY; via the coding sequence ATGGCAACCACCGACTGGGAAAACCAAGAATCCGAATCTGTCGAGTACTTGTCCGCGACCGATGACGACAAGCTGTGGGCTTTGCTGGCGCATCTCAGCGGATTATTGGTCCTGGTGGCCGCACCGGCCAACGTGATCGTGCCCTTGATCCTGTTTGTGCTCTACAAGGACAAGAACCGCTATGTGGCCTTTCACGCCCTGCAATCGCTGTATTTTCAACTCGCGATTATCGTTGTGGGAGTGCTAGCCGGGATATTTACATTCGTCACATGGGGTGTCGGGGTGATCGTCGCTATACCGGTGATCCTGGGATTGGCGGTCGCCGGGATCATTTATCCGATCATCGTCGGTCTGCACGCTCACCGGGGCGAGATGTATGAGTACGCCTTCGTCGGCGAGCTGGCCCGAAAACACATGGGCTTGTACTAG
- a CDS encoding polyprenyl synthetase family protein — MKDVVAGSTGASGLLGQIDELFGDDLVRVEQIFAEELKSWHPFVNDVLGHMTRFRGKRLRPILLLLSAKACGAVTHDHLVLSAVVEMIHTATLVHDDVLDDAEIRRHVATINSRWNNETSVLLGDYLFTHAFHLASGLESTLACRLIGHSTNLVCEGELAQIHERGNQDLTEAQYLEIIEGKTAELCAVCCQLGAHFADAGEATTAAMREYGRCLGIAFQIADDLLDVLGNEGETGKSLGSDLKKQKLTLPLIRLLDQSSPEDATEIRRLLADPTEPNRDKLQKFVAGSDAIEYAFAQANEFAQTARQQLAELPDSVSKRLLEEITEFATQRSW; from the coding sequence ATGAAAGATGTGGTCGCAGGATCAACGGGAGCGTCCGGTTTGCTGGGGCAAATCGATGAGCTGTTCGGCGACGATTTGGTACGTGTCGAACAGATCTTTGCCGAAGAGCTTAAGAGTTGGCACCCGTTTGTCAACGACGTGCTCGGGCACATGACCCGCTTCCGCGGCAAACGGTTGCGGCCGATCTTGCTGTTGCTCTCGGCAAAAGCTTGCGGAGCGGTGACGCACGACCATTTGGTGCTCTCCGCTGTGGTAGAAATGATTCACACGGCGACGTTGGTGCATGACGATGTGCTGGACGATGCGGAAATCCGCCGGCATGTCGCCACGATCAATTCTCGCTGGAACAACGAAACCAGCGTGCTGCTGGGGGACTATTTGTTCACCCACGCCTTTCATTTGGCCAGTGGGTTGGAAAGCACCCTCGCCTGCCGGTTGATTGGCCACTCGACGAATCTCGTTTGCGAAGGGGAATTGGCGCAGATTCATGAGCGGGGAAACCAGGATCTGACCGAAGCTCAGTATCTGGAGATCATCGAGGGCAAGACGGCTGAGTTGTGCGCCGTCTGTTGCCAACTGGGTGCTCATTTCGCCGATGCGGGGGAAGCCACCACGGCGGCGATGCGGGAATATGGCCGCTGTCTGGGCATCGCTTTTCAAATCGCCGATGACCTCTTGGACGTGTTGGGCAACGAGGGCGAAACCGGAAAGTCGCTCGGTTCGGATTTGAAAAAGCAAAAGCTCACGCTGCCGTTGATCCGCCTGTTGGACCAATCGTCGCCTGAAGATGCCACGGAAATTCGTCGGTTGTTGGCCGATCCGACTGAACCCAACCGGGACAAGCTGCAAAAGTTCGTCGCCGGCAGCGACGCTATCGAATACGCGTTCGCTCAGGCCAATGAGTTCGCGCAGACCGCGCGTCAACAATTGGCGGAACTACCCGATTCGGTTTCCAAACGGTTATTGGAAGAGATCACCGAATTTGCCACGCAGCGTAGTTGGTAA